Proteins co-encoded in one Capsicum annuum cultivar UCD-10X-F1 chromosome 9, UCD10Xv1.1, whole genome shotgun sequence genomic window:
- the LOC107842471 gene encoding probable LRR receptor-like serine/threonine-protein kinase IRK, with translation MLLHILTVLSLAPFVVECLDPAFNDDVMGLIVFKAGLTDPKSKLTSWTEDDATPCNWVGINCFPQSNRVSEILLDNFSLSGHIGRSLLRLQFLRVLSLSNNNFTGNINPILSQIPSLRVIDLSDNNLSGSIPDEFFQQCGSLQSVSFANNNLTGQIPNSLNSCSTLQRVNFSSNRLSGQLPSELWSLSSLQSLDVSDNLLEGEIPKAIEGLYSLRSIHLQKNKFTGWLPENIGNCVQLKSMDVSENLLSGGLPESMRRLDLCTIVNLRSNSFNGEIPDWIAEMKSLKVLDLSANNLSGRIPSSMGDLSLLKELNLSNNQFAGSLTPSLMKCIDLVILDIGNNFLTGNLPSWTFRLGVKSISLSGNRFTGRIDYPPISMAASYRNLQVLDLSSNALSGEIPSAIWNISSLQVLNISRNFLYGTIPEAVGKLNATQILDLSRNQLNGSIPNEIGGAVSLLELKLRENHLSGTIPADIANCSALSSLDLSHNNLTGSIPPEIAKLTILEVVDFSFNQFSGSLPKELTNLSHLVTFNVSHNHLRGELPVGGFFNTISPSSVVGNPSLCGSVLNHSCPAVHPKPLVLNPNSSDPNHGSVTSLVHKRIMLSISSLIAIGAAVFIALGVVIVSILNLHVRSSMAVSAATFTLSGGDDFSHSHGTEANLGKLVMFSCDTDFVAGTQALLNKDNELGRGGFGAVYKTELGDGRSVAIKKLNITSLIKSQEDFERGMKSLGSIRHENLVTLEGYYWTPSLQLLINEYVSGGSLYKLLHEGSSKRSLSWQQRFNIILDTAKGLAYLHQLNVIHYNMKSTNVLIDDGSANTKVGDFGLACLLPILDRYILSSKIQSALGYMAPEFACQTVKITEKCDVYGFGILILEVVTGKRPVEYMEDDVIVLCDMVRGALEEGRIEECIDGRLQGNFPVEEAVPVVKLGLICASQVPSNRPDMEEVIKILELIRCPSGSPEEIE, from the exons ATGTTGTTGCACATATTAACTGTTTTATCCTTAGCTCCGTTTGTGGTGGAGTGTTTGGACCCGGCATTCAATGATGATGTTATGGGTTTAATTGTTTTTAAAGCTGGATTGACTGACCCAAAATCAAAGCTAACATCTTGGACAGAAGATGATGCTACTCCTTGTAATTGGGTGGGTATAAACTGTTTTCCTCAGTCCAATAGAGTTTCTGAGATTTTACTTGATAATTTCTCTCTTTCTGGTCATATTGGTAGAAGCCTGTTGAGGTTACAGTTCTTGAGGGTTTTATCTTTGTCTAACAATAATTTTACAGGCAATATCAATCCCATTCTTTCCCAAATACCTAGCTTGAGGGTTATTGATTTGAGTGACAACAATTTGTCAGGCTCAATTCCTgatgaattttttcaacaatgtgGCTCTCTGCAATCTGTTTCCTTTGCTAACAACAATCTCACTGGCCAAATACCCAACTCTTTAAACTCTTGCTCAACATTGCAAAGGGTTAATTTCTCATCGAACCGGCTTTCAGGCCAATTGCCCTCAGAGTTATGGTCCCTAAGCTCTCTTCAATCCCTTGATGTTTCTGATAATTTATTGGAGGGTGAGATTCCGAAAGCAATTGAGGGTTTATATTCTTTGAGGTCGATTCATTTACAGAAAAACAAGTTTACTGGTTGGCTGCCTGAAAATATTGGCAACTGTGTGCAGCTGAAGTCTATGGATGTGAGTGAGAATTTGCTTAGTGGAGGACTTCCTGAGTCTATGAGAAGACTGGATTTATGTACCATTGTGAATTTAAGATCAAATTCGTTCAATGGGGAGATTCCAGATTGGATAGCAGAGATGAAAAGTCTCAAGGTTTTGGATCTTTCTGCGAATAATCTTTCTGGTAGGATTCCAAGCTCTATGGGAGACCTTTCATTGCTAAAGGAACTGAATCTCTCGAACAATCAGTTTGCTGGAAGTTTGACTCCGTCCTTGATGAAATGCATCGACCTTGTAATCTTGGACATCGGCAACAACTTCTTAACTGGTAACCTTCCTTCTTGGACCTTTAGATTAGGAGTAAAGAGCATTTCCCTTTCCGGGAATAGGTTTACCGGACGTATAGATTATCCGCCGATATCCATGGCTGCTTCCTATCGAAACCTTCAAGTTTTGGATTTGTCTTCCAATGCATTATCTGGTGAAATACCGTCTGCCATTTGGAATATCAGTAGCTTGCAGGTCTTGAATATTTCCAGGAACTTCTTGTATGGTACTATCCCAGAAGCTGTAGGTAAACTAAACGCAactcaaattcttgatttaagtCGCAATCAACTAAACGGAAGCATTCCCAATGAAATTGGGGGTGCTGTTTCATTGCTGGAACTGAAGCTGAGAGAAAATCATCTGAGTGGTACAATTCCTGCAGATATTGCAAATTGCTCTGCTCTCAGTTCATT GGACCTGTCCCACAACAACCTCACTGGCTCTATCCCTCCAGAGATTGCTAAGTTGACCATTCTTGAAGTTGTAGATTTCTCCTTTAACCAATTTTCTGGAAGCTTGCCTAAAGAACTAACCAATCTTTCCCACCTTGTCACATTTAATGTCTCCCACAACCATCTCCGAGGTGAACTTCCAGTAGGTGGCTTTTTCAATACCATTTCTCCCTCATCTGTTGTTGGTAATCCATCCCTATGTGGTTCTGTTCTTAATCACTCCTGCCCTGCTGTCCATCCCAAACCTCTTGTACTAAACCCCAATTCATCTGACCCAAATCATGGTTCTGTTACTTCGCTTGTTCATAAGAGAATCATGCTCAGTATATCATCTCTCATTGCCATTGGAGCAGCAGTTTTCATAGCTCTTGGAGTAGTGATTGTCTCTATTCTCAATCTTCATGTGCGCTCTTCTATGGCAGTCTCTGCTGCAACTTTCACCTTATCTGGTGGCGATGATTTTAGCCATTCACATGGTACAGAAGCCAATCTAGGCAAGCTTGTTATGTTTTCTTGTGACACAGATTTTGTTGCTGGAACTCAAGCGCTGCTCAACAAGGATAATGAACTTGGACGTGGTGGTTTTGGAGCCGTCTACAAGACAGAACTCGGAGATGGACGTTCTGTTGCCATCAAGAAGCTCAACATTACAAGTTTGATCAAGTCCCAAGAAGATTTTGAGAGGGGAATGAAAAGCCTTGGAAGCATCAGGCATGAGAACCTGGTGACACTTGAAGGTTATTATTGGACACCTTCTCTTCAGCTCCTGATTAATGAATATGTATCCGGAGGCAGCTTGTACAAGTTACTCCACGAGGGAAGTTCCAAAAGGAGTCTCTCTTGGCAGCAAAGATTCAACATTATTCTTGATACTGCGAAAGGCTTAGCCTATCTGCACCAGCTGAACGTTATTCACTACAATATGAAGTCAACCAATGTCCTCATAGATGATGGTTCTGCCAACACGAAAGTTGGAGATTTTGGTTTGGCTTGTTTATTACCCATCTTGGATCGTTACATCTTGAGCAGCAAGATTCAGAGTGCCCTTGGATACATGGCTCCTGAATTTGCATGCCAGACAGTGAAGATAACTGAGAAATGTGATGTCTATGGATTTGGCATCTTGATTCTTGAGGTGGTAACAGGGAAAAGACCTGTGGAGTACATGGAAGATGATGTGATTGTATTATGTGACATGGTGCGGGGAGCACTAGAAGAAGGCAGGATAGAAGAATGCATAGACGGACGGCTCCAAGGTAACTTCCCTGTTGAAGAGGCAGTTCCAGTTGTGAAACTTGGTTTGATATGTGCATCTCAAGTTCCATCCAATCGACCAGACATGGAAGAGGTGATCAAAATTTTGGAGCTAATCCGATGTCCGTCAGGAAGTCCAGAGGAAATAGAGTAA